Proteins encoded by one window of Cellvibrio sp. KY-GH-1:
- the rpmG gene encoding 50S ribosomal protein L33, which translates to MREKIRLNSSAGTGHFYTTDKNKRTMPEKMEIKKYDPVVRKHVVYKEGKIK; encoded by the coding sequence ATGCGCGAAAAAATTCGTCTGAACTCTTCTGCTGGTACTGGTCACTTCTACACCACTGACAAGAACAAGCGCACCATGCCAGAAAAGATGGAAATCAAAAAGTACGATCCAGTTGTGCGCAAGCACGTGGTCTACAAAGAAGGCAAAATCAAGTAA
- the rpmB gene encoding 50S ribosomal protein L28, translating to MSRVCQVTGKRPVTGHNVSHAKNHTKRRFLPNLQSHRFWVEAEKRFVTLRLTPKGMRIIDKRGIEAVLADVRANGHKV from the coding sequence ATGTCCAGAGTATGTCAAGTTACCGGCAAACGCCCTGTTACCGGTCACAATGTATCCCACGCAAAAAACCACACCAAGCGTCGTTTTTTGCCAAACCTGCAATCTCACCGTTTTTGGGTAGAAGCTGAGAAGCGTTTCGTAACTCTGCGTCTGACTCCAAAAGGTATGCGTATCATCGACAAGCGCGGCATCGAAGCTGTGTTGGCTGATGTTCGTGCCAACGGCCACAAAGTGTAA
- the radC gene encoding DNA repair protein RadC has protein sequence MSIADWPEAERPREKLLALGPRALSDAELLAIFLRIGVAGKSAVDLARDLLQHYGGLRPLLEATQVDFCKGLGLGNAKYAQLQAVLEMARRHLSATMKAGDLLSSPELVRQYLSAQLRHQPREVFAVLFLDNQNRLITYEELFFGTIDGAAVYPREVVRRAMTHNAAALILAHNHPSGIAEPSQADQRITQRLQAALELIDVRILDHMVVGDLEVVSFAERGLI, from the coding sequence ATGTCTATTGCTGATTGGCCTGAGGCCGAACGTCCGCGTGAAAAATTACTGGCACTTGGCCCGCGCGCGCTATCCGACGCTGAATTACTGGCGATCTTCTTGCGAATCGGTGTCGCCGGCAAATCGGCGGTAGATCTGGCGCGCGATCTCTTGCAACACTATGGGGGGTTGCGCCCTCTACTCGAGGCAACCCAGGTCGATTTTTGCAAAGGACTGGGGTTGGGCAATGCAAAATATGCTCAGCTGCAGGCGGTGTTGGAGATGGCTCGCCGTCATCTGTCGGCAACAATGAAAGCGGGTGATTTGCTCTCCAGCCCAGAGCTGGTGCGACAATACCTGAGCGCCCAGTTGCGCCATCAACCGAGAGAAGTCTTTGCGGTCTTGTTCCTCGACAATCAGAATCGACTGATTACTTACGAAGAGTTATTTTTCGGCACTATCGATGGTGCAGCTGTCTATCCGCGCGAGGTGGTACGGCGGGCTATGACTCACAACGCCGCTGCCTTGATTCTCGCTCACAATCATCCAAGTGGTATTGCGGAACCGAGTCAGGCGGATCAACGGATTACGCAAAGGCTGCAAGCGGCGTTGGAGCTGATTGACGTGCGGATACTGGATCACATGGTGGTAGGCGACCTGGAAGTGGTGTCCTTTGCCGAGCGCGGCCTGATTTAA
- the coaBC gene encoding bifunctional phosphopantothenoylcysteine decarboxylase/phosphopantothenate--cysteine ligase CoaBC: MSSLANKQILLGVTGGIAAYKSADLVRRLQDAGASVQVVMTPAAQEFITPLTMQALSGHPVHTQLLDPEAEAGMGHIQLARWADLLLIAPATADFMARLSQGLGNDLLTSICLATAAPIALAPAMNQGMWRNAATQANLDILIDRKIHIFGPADGGQACGDIGPGRMLEPLQIVDMAARLFATGSLAGKKVVITAGPTREAIDPVRYISNHSSGKMGYALVQAAIEAGAQTVLISGPTQLAKPARARCIDVITAEEMYNASMAEALDCDLFIAAAAVADYRPIEVATQKMKKGDDDDITLHLIKNPDIVASVAALTPKPLTVGFAAESEKLIDYARTKLERKNLDLVVANNIAASNIGFNSDDNAVTLIDKHSSTDISQRSKQQLARELIACFAQKLAPQR, encoded by the coding sequence ATGAGTTCATTGGCCAATAAACAGATTCTGCTCGGCGTCACCGGTGGCATCGCCGCCTATAAAAGTGCCGACCTGGTGCGCCGCCTGCAAGACGCAGGTGCCAGCGTGCAGGTGGTGATGACCCCTGCCGCGCAGGAATTTATTACTCCGCTAACTATGCAGGCACTATCAGGCCATCCAGTACACACTCAACTATTAGATCCGGAAGCAGAAGCGGGCATGGGTCATATCCAATTGGCGCGTTGGGCCGACCTGCTACTGATCGCCCCCGCAACGGCTGATTTTATGGCGCGCTTGAGCCAGGGGCTGGGTAATGATTTGCTAACCAGCATCTGTCTGGCCACCGCCGCCCCTATCGCCTTGGCACCCGCGATGAACCAGGGCATGTGGCGCAATGCGGCAACGCAAGCCAATCTCGATATCCTTATCGATCGCAAAATCCATATTTTCGGCCCCGCTGATGGAGGCCAGGCCTGCGGTGATATTGGCCCGGGGCGTATGCTGGAACCCTTACAAATTGTTGATATGGCTGCACGTCTATTCGCCACTGGCAGTCTTGCCGGCAAAAAAGTCGTCATTACCGCCGGCCCTACCCGCGAAGCCATAGACCCGGTTCGCTACATCAGCAACCACAGCTCAGGCAAGATGGGTTATGCGTTAGTCCAGGCAGCAATTGAAGCAGGCGCACAAACCGTATTAATCAGCGGCCCGACGCAATTGGCAAAGCCCGCGCGCGCGCGCTGTATTGATGTGATCACGGCTGAAGAGATGTACAACGCCAGCATGGCCGAGGCACTGGATTGCGATCTGTTTATCGCCGCCGCCGCGGTAGCTGATTACCGTCCGATAGAAGTGGCCACCCAAAAAATGAAAAAGGGTGATGACGATGACATCACCCTACACTTGATAAAAAATCCCGACATAGTTGCGAGTGTCGCTGCGCTCACACCGAAACCCTTAACCGTGGGTTTCGCGGCCGAGTCTGAAAAACTGATCGACTATGCCCGGACTAAACTGGAACGCAAAAATCTTGATTTGGTAGTCGCCAATAATATTGCCGCAAGCAACATAGGTTTTAACAGCGACGATAACGCCGTCACACTTATCGATAAGCATTCCAGCACCGACATTAGCCAGCGCAGCAAACAACAACTTGCGCGCGAACTCATTGCCTGTTTTGCACAAAAACTGGCACCACAACGATAA